A window from Drosophila kikkawai strain 14028-0561.14 chromosome 2L, DkikHiC1v2, whole genome shotgun sequence encodes these proteins:
- the ine gene encoding sodium- and chloride-dependent GABA transporter ine isoform X1: protein MSDKKDATAGLPDQVTSRTTPQAGLTPLRHSQLSDSGAESCYEGDEQARLIRSPSARAHKFIIIPATPGTPPAGTSAGPTPFRQASSTTSLAAMAASFQKQQPPYNRQTSVKSRPSSEVLQPQQHQMIMQQQQQQQLQAPPPGEGGSTSTVTFTIDDCDGQPPAPLPPISPTPATLTCTTTTTMAGDGVAVSPLSMELRSRIGSHHSSMRSVVSGYLPGLSDSSNNLVGGLPMATSGLQAPHPLYMQPQASLSGSSYQFHDLAANQIYSDVTSVRSLASIGIGSTDGRKLVIRRVPTTANELFDMVNPQTPPPLGIDDDDSYLDMSDEAAHLKPRQQHWANKMQFVLACIGYSVGLGNVWRFPYMCYKSGGGVFLVPYCIILFICSIPLLFMELSVGQYTGRGPIGALGQLCPLFKGAGLASVVVSFLMSTYYSVIIGYSIYYFFTSFKTEMPWIDCNNRWNTPDCWVPQRRENNSTAPDTSRTPSEEFFENKVLQISGGLEYPGMMRWELFACLICAWLMVYFATWKSIKSSAKVRYFTATFPFVLIIILMGRAVTLDGAAEGLRFFFRPKWSELKNANVWINAASQNFNSLGITFGSMISFASYNKYNNNILRDTVAVSAVNMITSLLVGIFAFSTLGNLALEQNTNVRDVIGDGPGMIFVVYPQAMAKMPYAQLWAVMFFFMLLCLGLNSQFAIVEVVVTSIQDGFPRWIKRHLGYHEIVVLFVCVISCLFGMPNIIQGGIYYFQLMDHYAASVTIMFLAFCQMIAIAWFYGTGRLSKNVKQMTGKAPSLYLKSCWLVLGPCLLFAIWVLSLINYHEPTYHNGRYTYPDWAYGIGWMFASFSLICIPGYALINFLRASGDTFWERIRNTLRPNIYECKICGEHHCEHDFPEQEQFMLAQELATVYKPTTSHLLHLGQKPGYNAMHASAGPAEPSYHQTKHHPDAGDQ, encoded by the exons ATGTCAGACAAGAAAGATGCCACCGCTGGCTTACCTGACCAAGTGACGAGTCGGACCACGCCTCAGGCCGGTCTAACGCCTTTGCGCCACAGCCAGCTCTCGGACAGCGGAGCGGAGAGCTGCTACGAAGGTGATGAGCAGGCGCGACTCATACGTTCGCCCTCGGCGCGGGCCCACAAGTTCATCATTATACCGGCCACGCCGGGAACCCCACCTGCCGGCACCTCAGCGGGTCCAACGCCCTTCCGGCAGGCCAgctccaccacctcgctggcGGCTATGGCGGCGTCTTTTCAAAAGCAGCAGCCGCCTTACAACCGACAGACATCGGTAAAGTCACGGCCCAGCTCGGAAGTACTGCAACCGCAACAGCATCAGATGattatgcagcagcagcagcagcaacagctgcaGGCACCGCCTCCCGGAGAAGGTGGCTCCACCTCCACGGTGACCTTTACCATAGACGACTGCGATGgccagccgccggctcctTTGCCACCCATCTCGCCCACGCCGGCAACCCTGACCTGTACCACCACCACTACCATGGCCGGAGATGGGGTGGCCGTCTCGCCGCTCAGCATGGAGCTGCGCTCGCGCATCGGCAGCCACCACAGCAGCATGCGATCCGTGGTCTCAG GTTACCTGCCCGGCCTGAgtgacagcagcaacaacctGGTCGGAGGCCTGCCGATGGCCACTTCCGGCTTACAGGCACCGCATCCGCTCTATATGCAACCGCAGGCCTCGCTGAGCGGCAGTTCCTATCAGTTTCACGACCTGGCCGCCAACCAGATCTACTCCGATGTGACATCCGTACGCTCGCTGGCCTCCATTGGCATTGGCTCGACGGACGGGCGCAAGCTGGTCATCCGGCGAGTCCCGACCACGGCCAACGAGCTATTCGACATGGTCAATCCACAGACGCCGCC GCCCTTGGGCATTGATGACGATGACAGCTACCTGGACATGTCCGATGAGGCCGCCCACTTGAAGCCACGCCAGCAGCACTGGGCCAACAAGATGCAGTTCGTGCTGGCCTGCATTGGATACTCGGTGGGCCTGGGCAATGTCTGGCGGTTTCCCTACATGTGCTATAAGAGTGGCGGTG GTGTTTTTCTAGTACCTTATTGCATAATACTGTTCATATGCAGCATTCCACTGCTGTTTATGGAGCTTTCTGTCGGCCAATACACTGGCCGAGGACCCATCGGTGCGCTGGGCCAGCTGTGTCCTCTGTTTAAAG GAGCCGGACTGGCCAGTGTGGTGGTATCGTTCCTCATGTCCACCTACTACAGCGTCATCATTGGCTACTCCATTTACTATTTCTTTACGTCCTTCAAAACGGAGATGCCCTGGATTGACTGCAACAATAG ATGGAACACGCCGGACTGTTGGGTGCCACAACGCAGAGAAAACAATTCCACGGCGCCAGACACCTCACGCACTCCCTCCGAGGAGTTCTTTGA AAACAAAGTCCTGCAGATTAGCGGAGGTCTGGAGTATCCTGGCATGATGCGCTGGGAGCTGTTCGCCTGTCTGATCTGCGCCTGGCTGATGGTTTACTTCGCCACCTGGAAGTCCATCAAGTCGTCGGCCAAGGTGCGTTACTTCACCGCCACCTTTCCCTTTGTCCTCATCATCATTCTGATGGGTCGGGCCGTCACCCTGGATGGGGCCGCCGAGGGACTCCGCTTCTTCTTCCGGCCCAAGTGGTCCGAACTAAAGAACGCCAATGTGTGGATCAATGCTGCCTCGCAGAACTTCAACTCACTGGGCATCACCTTCGGCTCGATGATCTCTTTTGCCAGCTACAATaagtacaacaacaacatcctGCGCGACACGGTGGCCGTGAGTGCGGTGAACATGATCACCAGCCTGCTGGTGGGGATCTTTGCGTTTTCCACGCTGGGGAATCTGGCCCTGGAGCAGAACACCAATGTTCGCGATGTCATCGGTGATGGTCCGGGCATGATCTTTGTGGTATATCCTCAGGCCATGGCCAAGATGCCGTATGCCCAGCTCTGGGCGGTCATGTTCTTCTTCATGCTGCTCTGCCTGGGCTTGAACTCACAGTTTGCCATCGTGGAAGTGGTGGTCACTTCGATACAGGACGGCTTTCCACGTTGGATTAAGCGGCATCTGGGGTATCATGAGATCGTGGTGCTGTTTGTGTGCGTCATCTCCTGCCTGTTCGGCATGCCGAACATCATACAGGGCGGCATCTACTACTTCCAGCTGATGGATCACTATGCCGCCTCCGTGACGATCATGTTCCTGGCCTTCTGCCAAATGATCGCCATAGCGTGGTTCTACGGCACAGGACGACTCTCGAAGAATGTCAAGCAGATGACGGGCAAGGCGCCATCGCTCTATCTCAAGTCCTGCTGGCTTGTCCTGGGACCCTGTCTGCTCTTT GCCATCTGGGTTCTCAGCCTGATCAACTACCACGAGCCCACCTACCACAATGGACGCTACACGTATCCCGACTGGGCCTACGGCATTGGCTGGATGTTTGCCTCCTTCTCGCTGATCTGCATACCTGGCTATGCGCTGATCAACTTCCTGCGAGCCAGCGGCGACACCTTCTGGGAA CGCATCCGAAACACCCTGCGACCAAACATTTACGAGTGCAAAATATGCGGCGAACACCACTGCGAACACGACTTTCCCGAGCAGGAGCAATTCATGCTGGCACAGGAGCTGGCCACTGTGTATAAGCCAACCACTAGCCATCTGCTCCATTTGGGCCAGAAGCCCGGCTACAATGCCATGCACGCCTCGGCCGGCCCCGCGGAGCCCTCATATCATCAGACTAAGCATCATCCGGACGCTGGTGACCAGTAG
- the ine gene encoding sodium- and chloride-dependent GABA transporter ine isoform X2, translating into MPNRQDYDVQSQSEQSVFRFNRVAKVPLGIDDDDSYLDMSDEAAHLKPRQQHWANKMQFVLACIGYSVGLGNVWRFPYMCYKSGGGVFLVPYCIILFICSIPLLFMELSVGQYTGRGPIGALGQLCPLFKGAGLASVVVSFLMSTYYSVIIGYSIYYFFTSFKTEMPWIDCNNRWNTPDCWVPQRRENNSTAPDTSRTPSEEFFENKVLQISGGLEYPGMMRWELFACLICAWLMVYFATWKSIKSSAKVRYFTATFPFVLIIILMGRAVTLDGAAEGLRFFFRPKWSELKNANVWINAASQNFNSLGITFGSMISFASYNKYNNNILRDTVAVSAVNMITSLLVGIFAFSTLGNLALEQNTNVRDVIGDGPGMIFVVYPQAMAKMPYAQLWAVMFFFMLLCLGLNSQFAIVEVVVTSIQDGFPRWIKRHLGYHEIVVLFVCVISCLFGMPNIIQGGIYYFQLMDHYAASVTIMFLAFCQMIAIAWFYGTGRLSKNVKQMTGKAPSLYLKSCWLVLGPCLLFAIWVLSLINYHEPTYHNGRYTYPDWAYGIGWMFASFSLICIPGYALINFLRASGDTFWERIRNTLRPNIYECKICGEHHCEHDFPEQEQFMLAQELATVYKPTTSHLLHLGQKPGYNAMHASAGPAEPSYHQTKHHPDAGDQ; encoded by the exons ATGCCAAATCGCCAGGACTATGATGTCCAGTCCCAGTCGGAGCAGTCCGTCTTCCGCTTCAATCGGGTGGCCAAAGT GCCCTTGGGCATTGATGACGATGACAGCTACCTGGACATGTCCGATGAGGCCGCCCACTTGAAGCCACGCCAGCAGCACTGGGCCAACAAGATGCAGTTCGTGCTGGCCTGCATTGGATACTCGGTGGGCCTGGGCAATGTCTGGCGGTTTCCCTACATGTGCTATAAGAGTGGCGGTG GTGTTTTTCTAGTACCTTATTGCATAATACTGTTCATATGCAGCATTCCACTGCTGTTTATGGAGCTTTCTGTCGGCCAATACACTGGCCGAGGACCCATCGGTGCGCTGGGCCAGCTGTGTCCTCTGTTTAAAG GAGCCGGACTGGCCAGTGTGGTGGTATCGTTCCTCATGTCCACCTACTACAGCGTCATCATTGGCTACTCCATTTACTATTTCTTTACGTCCTTCAAAACGGAGATGCCCTGGATTGACTGCAACAATAG ATGGAACACGCCGGACTGTTGGGTGCCACAACGCAGAGAAAACAATTCCACGGCGCCAGACACCTCACGCACTCCCTCCGAGGAGTTCTTTGA AAACAAAGTCCTGCAGATTAGCGGAGGTCTGGAGTATCCTGGCATGATGCGCTGGGAGCTGTTCGCCTGTCTGATCTGCGCCTGGCTGATGGTTTACTTCGCCACCTGGAAGTCCATCAAGTCGTCGGCCAAGGTGCGTTACTTCACCGCCACCTTTCCCTTTGTCCTCATCATCATTCTGATGGGTCGGGCCGTCACCCTGGATGGGGCCGCCGAGGGACTCCGCTTCTTCTTCCGGCCCAAGTGGTCCGAACTAAAGAACGCCAATGTGTGGATCAATGCTGCCTCGCAGAACTTCAACTCACTGGGCATCACCTTCGGCTCGATGATCTCTTTTGCCAGCTACAATaagtacaacaacaacatcctGCGCGACACGGTGGCCGTGAGTGCGGTGAACATGATCACCAGCCTGCTGGTGGGGATCTTTGCGTTTTCCACGCTGGGGAATCTGGCCCTGGAGCAGAACACCAATGTTCGCGATGTCATCGGTGATGGTCCGGGCATGATCTTTGTGGTATATCCTCAGGCCATGGCCAAGATGCCGTATGCCCAGCTCTGGGCGGTCATGTTCTTCTTCATGCTGCTCTGCCTGGGCTTGAACTCACAGTTTGCCATCGTGGAAGTGGTGGTCACTTCGATACAGGACGGCTTTCCACGTTGGATTAAGCGGCATCTGGGGTATCATGAGATCGTGGTGCTGTTTGTGTGCGTCATCTCCTGCCTGTTCGGCATGCCGAACATCATACAGGGCGGCATCTACTACTTCCAGCTGATGGATCACTATGCCGCCTCCGTGACGATCATGTTCCTGGCCTTCTGCCAAATGATCGCCATAGCGTGGTTCTACGGCACAGGACGACTCTCGAAGAATGTCAAGCAGATGACGGGCAAGGCGCCATCGCTCTATCTCAAGTCCTGCTGGCTTGTCCTGGGACCCTGTCTGCTCTTT GCCATCTGGGTTCTCAGCCTGATCAACTACCACGAGCCCACCTACCACAATGGACGCTACACGTATCCCGACTGGGCCTACGGCATTGGCTGGATGTTTGCCTCCTTCTCGCTGATCTGCATACCTGGCTATGCGCTGATCAACTTCCTGCGAGCCAGCGGCGACACCTTCTGGGAA CGCATCCGAAACACCCTGCGACCAAACATTTACGAGTGCAAAATATGCGGCGAACACCACTGCGAACACGACTTTCCCGAGCAGGAGCAATTCATGCTGGCACAGGAGCTGGCCACTGTGTATAAGCCAACCACTAGCCATCTGCTCCATTTGGGCCAGAAGCCCGGCTACAATGCCATGCACGCCTCGGCCGGCCCCGCGGAGCCCTCATATCATCAGACTAAGCATCATCCGGACGCTGGTGACCAGTAG
- the FIG4 gene encoding polyphosphoinositide phosphatase, translated as MNNDNPNIVFNPLISCIQKVVLYETRTRLYLVGSNNRETRFRLLTIDRLAHNRLSIEENANEFNSQEIRRFVASLTGSPRVISAYGVLGFVRFLEGYYLLLVTKRKCCAHIGRHLVYTIKDTVMVRVNEVTSQRPPHPNEVRYKRMFSNIDLRSNFYFSYSYDLTRTLQYNESAPRFVGAKVDLDRDEPLPDWNSLTNNVEQTHERVDYAFRSDSRKRFVWNAYLLQPMEGIMLKDWLLEITHGFVSQSCISIFGRHVNVCLIARRSSRFAGTRFLKRGANFQGDVANEVETEQIVSDGQRMCAFTQMRGSIPSHWSQDISKMVPKPQIQLDICDPYAQTPSLHFERLLFHYGAPLIMLNLVKKRERRKHESIISKELEYSIRYLNQFLPPPHRMKHIHFDMARQSRLSGGNVMEQLAIHAESIIQQTGMFFKAPGSDLGLQTGIVRTNCVDCLDRTNSAQFAIGKCALGHQLERLGFVKSAKLEFDSDCVTMLENLYEEHGDTLALQYGGSQLVHRIKTYRKTAPWGSQGSDVMQTLSRYYSNTFSDTEKQHSINIFLGIYKPSLTKLGPPIWELQTDYDMHNAFVPSTNSKPLTDWVRHKVRECLPHSCADSNKLVRELFRVHSSGLEMIDGYSNYHQSFKWTDFSEHIAFEICQLAMRYMPTFRTNYSPFQRQIQTSRKARQNPSMTGQSSTGSMNSNSSSSSEGDDSSSDEELSASFAEKDGTNQTESTEPAALTLASSLPTMEEIYGCSISAPSKHSMAIYKKYVQMGKLSSGGARPAQTAVAQRDQELAKIMRGITLRPLSDYGTDSYLSVRPPVVSQESKLVYAEYCRTRSTFNAVPKLEQFDVLYQYVQAL; from the exons atgaaCAATGACAACCCCAATATAGTATTTAATCCCCTGATTAGCTGCATCCAGAAGGTAGTGCTGTATGAGACGCGTACG CGTCTCTATTTGGTGGGCAGCAACAACCGGGAGACAAGATTCCGCCTACTCACCATCGACCGTCTGGCGCACAACCGCCTAAGCATTGAGGAGAATGCCAACGAGTTCAACAGCCAGGAGATTAGGCGCTTTGTGGCCTCGCTCACCGGCTCGCCGAGGGTGATTTCAGCTTACGGTGTGCTTGGGTTCGTACGCTTCCTCGAGGGCTACTACCTGCTGCTGGTGACCAAGCGCAAGTGCTGTGCCCACATCGGCCGACATCTAGTTTACACCATTAAGGACACGGTGATGGTGCGCGTAAACGAGGTGACCTCCCAACGTCCACCGCATCCCAACGAGGTCCGTTACAAGCGGATGTTTAGCAATATCGATTTGCGCAGCAATTTTTACTTCTCGTACTCGTACGATCTGACGCGGACGCTGCAGTACAACGAGTCGGCACCGCGCTTTGTCGGCGCAAAGGTGGACCTTGACCGTGACGAACCATTGCCCGACTGGAATTCGCTGACCAACAACGTGGAGCAAACGCACGAGCGCGTGGACTATGCATTTCGCAGTGATTCGCGCAAGCGTTTCGTATGGAACGCCTACCTGTTGCAGCCGATGGAGGGCATCATGCTGAAGGACTGGTTGCTGGAGATCACACACGGCTTCGTCAGTCAGTCGTGCATTAGCATCTTCGGGCGCCATGTCAATGTCTGCCTCATAGCCAGGCGGAGTTCACGCTTTGCAGGCACTCGCTTTCTGAAGCGCGGCGCCAACTTCCAAGGAGACGTGGCCAACGAGGTGGAGACGGAGCAAATTGTCAGCGATGGGCAGCGGATGTGTGCCTTCACCCAGATGCGTGGCTCAATTCCTTCGCACTGGTCGCAGGACATCAGCAAGATGGTGCCAAAGCCACAGATTCAGCTGGACATATGCGATCCCTACGCCCAGACGCCGTCCCTGCACTTTGAGCGCCTGCTGTTCCACTACGGAGCACCGCTGATAATGCTGAATCTGGTAAAGAAACGGGAGCGACGCAAGCACGAGTCGATCATATCCAAGGAGCTGGAGTATAGCATCCGCTATCTGAACCAGTTCCTGCCGCCGCCGCATCGCATGAAGCACATTCACTTCGATATGGCGCGACAGAGTCGCCTGAGCGGCGGCAATGTCATGGAGCAGCTGGCCATCCATGCCGAGAGCATTATCCAGCAGACGGGGATGTTTTTTAAGGCCCCCGGCAGCGACCTGGGTCTCCAAACGGGTATCGTGCGTACCAACTGTGTGGACTGCTTGGATCGCACCAACTCGGCCCAGTTTGCAATTGGTAAGTGCGCCCTGGGCCATCAGCTGGAGCGTCTTGGCTTCGTGAAGTCCGCCAAGCTGGAGTTCGATTCGGATTGCGTTACCATGTTGGAGAATCTCTACGAGGAACACGGCGACACTCTGGCCCTGCAGTATGGCGGATCCCAGCTGGTACACCGGATCAAGACGTACCGAAAGACTGCTCCCTGGGGCTCCCAGGGCAGCGATGTCATGCAGACCCTTAGTCGCTACTACAGCAATACGTTCAGCGACACCGAGAAGCAGCACAGCATCAATATCTTTCTGGGGATATACAAACCCAGCCTGACAAAGT TGGGTCCACCCATCTGGGAGCTCCAAACGGATTACGACATGCACAACGCCTTCGTGCCCAGCACGAACAGCAAACCACTCACCGACTGGGTGCGCCACAAGGTGCGCGAGTGCCTGCCCCACTCCTGTGCCGACTCCAACAAGCTGGTGCGGGAGCTGTTCCGCGTCCATAGCAGCGGCCTGGAGATGATTGATGGGTACTCAAACTATCATCAATCGTTCAAGTGGACCGACTTCAGCGAGCACATAGCCTTTGAGATCTGCCAGCTGGCCATGCGCTACATGCCCACATTCCGCACGAACTATAGTCCCTTCCAGCGGCAAATTCAGACGTCGCGAAAGGCCCGCCAGAATCCCTCGATGACCGGCCAGAGTTCCACGGGTTCGATGAACAGCAACTCGTCCAGCTCCAGCGAGGGTGACGACAGCTCCAGTGACGAGGAGCTGAGTGCCAGTTTTGCCGAGAAAGACGGAACCAACCAGACGGAATCGACTGAGCCGGCTGCCTTAACTCTGGCCTCCAGTTTGCCAACCATGGAGGAGATCTATGGATGTAGTATTAGTGCGCCCTCCAAGCACAGCATGGCCATTTACAAGAAGTACGTGCAAATGGGAAAGCTGTCCAGTGGAGGGGCCCGACCCGCCCAGACAGCCGTGGCTCAGCGGGACCAGGAGCTGGCCAAGATAATGCGAGGAATCACGCTGCGACCACTCAGTGACTATGGCACGGACTCTTATTTAAGCGTTCGGCCGCCAGTTGTGTCGCAGGAGAGTAAGCTGGTGTATGCCGAGTATTGCCGTACTAGGAGCACCTTTAATGCGGTGCCCAAGCTGGAGCAGTTCGATGTGCTCTATCAGTATGTTCAGGCACTGTAG
- the Paris gene encoding zinc finger protein Paris: protein MEGICRVCLGNPTGDLVNIFDARRRTRTGISIADMIAQCTGFKVRRGDSYPETICPPCLEDAQNAFNIRRTCEKSHQFFCQVRDEGVEEALCALLEEEDWDISDNEDEWKNVEQADNNSNSDDENNNDDSQGDNVNEETSFECNECRKTYKRRAPWLRHMRTHLVGGPDPFSCSHCPRVFRAKIQLKVHLHTHTGERPYSCGHCPKKFAQHATLQSHIRTHTGERPFKCAQCSKTFVKSSDLHRHVRTHSGLKPHKCSQCSNSYSRKSHLENHLRSHTGEKPFKCSQCPKSFYLKHHLQEHIRTHTGEKPFKCSQCPQSFSQSNTLKSHMLTHSKERSFKCSRCSRTFKQRRSLGKHVLTHD, encoded by the coding sequence ATGGAGGGGATTTGCCGCGTTTGCCTGGGAAATCCCACCGGTGACTTGGTTAACATATTCGATGCCAGACGTCGGACTCGAACCGGAATCTCCATTGCCGACATGATCGCGCAGTGCACAGGCTTTAAAGTTCGACGGGGCGATTCCTACCCAGAAACCATTTGCCCGCCCTGCCTGGAGGATGCGCAAAATGCGTTTAATATACGGCGGACATGTGAGAAAAGCCATCAGTTCTTTTGCCAAGTGAGGGATGAAGGCGTTGAGGAGGCCTTGTGTGCCTTGCTCGAGGAAGAGGATTGGGATATATCGGACAACGAGGACGAATGGAAGAATGTAGAGCAGGCTGATAACAATAGTAATAGCGACGATGAAAACAATAATGATGACAGTCAAGGAGATAATGTGAATGAAGAAACTTCCTTTGAATGTAACGAGTGCCGGAAGACCTACAAGCGGAGAGCTCCCTGGCTAAGGCATATGCGGACACACTTGGTGGGTGGACCAGACCCATTCTCCTGCAGTCACTGCCCAAGGGTTTTCCGGGCTAAAATTCAGCTGAAGGTGCACCTGCACACTCACACGGGCGAGCGGCCCTATAGCTGTGGCCACTGCCCGAAGAAATTTGCCCAGCATGCGACGCTGCAGTCACACATCCGGACGCACACGGGAGAGCGTCCCTTCAAGTGTGCCCAATGCAGCAAGACCTTCGTTAAGTCGTCTGACTTGCATCGCCACGTTCGCACGCACTCAGGTCTTAAGCCGCACAAATGTTCCCAGTGCTCGAATAGCTATTCAAGGAAGTCCCATTTGGAGAATCACCTGCGTTCTCACACGGGTGAAAAACCATTCAAGTGTTCACAGTGTCCGAAATCCTTTTATCTGAAGCACCATCTCCAGGAGCACATCCGAACGCACACCGGCGAAAAGCCGTTCAAGTGCTCCCAGTGCCCCCAGTCCTTTAGTCAGAGCAACACTCTTAAGAGCCACATGCTGACGCATAGCAAGGAGAGATCATTCAAGTGTTCCCGCTGTTCCAGGACATTTAAGCAAAGAAGATCGCTCGGAAAGCATGTCCTCACTCATGATTGA
- the LOC108077099 gene encoding zinc finger protein Paris-like → MTMEMKICRVCLESSKDLIDIFQGRRKLDIADMIAQCTGFEVKPGDSLPETICPPCLKDAQNASTIRQTSERSHQFFCQVRDEGLEEALCALLEEEDWDMSDNESEETNDEKTYSKESPFECRKCGKTYKLRVQWLRHKKSHTKNFPCDLCAKSCRSKHEQQVHMNTHTGKRPYKCTHCSKGFAQNATLQSHIRTHTGEKPYKCDQCAKSFVKSSDLRRHKRTHEGVRPHKCSDCSASFTRKAHLQDHMKTHTGERPFSCLHCSKTFAVNSSLQIHSRTHTGERPYKCSKCSKTFSSGTTLKDHMKTHSKAKSFKCTHCSAKFAQKRGLRRHLLTHKDSDSHSGSE, encoded by the exons at GACCATGGAGATGAAAATCTGCAGGGTGTGCTTGGAAAGTTCCAAAGATCTCATTGACATTTTCCAAGGAAGACGAAAACTGGATATTGCGGACATGATCGCGCAGTGCACAGGCTTCGAAGTCAAGCCTGGCGATTCCCTTCCGGAAACCATATGCCCTCCCTGCCTGAAGGACGCACAAAATGCATCCACTATAAGGCAAACCAGCGAGCGGAGCCACCAGTTCTTCTGCCAGGTTCGCGATGAGGGCTTGGAAGAAGCCCTGTGCGCCTTGCTCGAGGAAGAGGATTGGGATATGTCGGACAATGAATCTGAGGAAACGAATGATGAAAAGACCTACTCCAAGGAATCACCATTTGAGTGCCGCAAGTGCGGCAAGACCTACAAGCTTAGGGTGCAGTGGCTAAGACACAAGAAATCGCATACAAAAAACTTCCCCTGCGATCTGTGCGCAAAGTCATGTAGAAGTAAGCATGAGCAGCAGGTGCATATGAACACCCACACGGGCAAGCGTCCGTACAAGTGCACCCACTGCTCGAAGGGCTTCGCACAAAATGCCACTCTACAGTCGCACATCCGGACGCATACCGGCGAGAAGCCGTACAAATGCGACCAGTGCGCCAAGTCCTTTGTCAAGTCATCAGATCTTCGGCGGCATAAACGCACCCACGAGGGCGTCCGGCCGCACAAGTGCTCCGATTGCTCGGCGTCGTTTACGCGAAAGGCTCATCTTCAGGATCACATGAAGACCCACACTGGTGAAAGACCGTTCTCCTGCCTGCACTGCTCCAAGACGTTTGCGGTGAATTCATCACTCCAAATACACAGCCGTACGCACACCGGTGAGCGACCGTACAAGTGCTCTAAGTGCTCCAAGACCTTCAGTTCGGGCACCACCCTCAAGGATCACATGAAGACGCACAGCAAGGCGAAGTCTTTCAAATGCACTCACTGCTCGGCGAAATTTGCGCAAAAGAGGGGTCTTCGTAGACATTTGTTAACCCATAAAGATTCTGATTCCCATTCAGGCTCTGAGTAA
- the LOC108077100 gene encoding zinc finger protein Paris-like, with amino-acid sequence MDKSSCELPRDQDASGEAELAFKCPHCPKRCRLKCNLTKHIKLHSKERPFRCDHCQKTFKDSSVLQKHIRIHTGERPFKCTQCPKAFSYSGSLRDHMLGHTGERPHQCPHCSSSFRWQKLLKTHLRTHTGERPYKCPDCSKSFAARTTLETHIRTHSKMRPYKCKFCPKSFTIKQSLYSHMKRHKEDPVDYTGKDLEDSF; translated from the coding sequence ATGGATAAATCTTCGTGTGAGTTACCGAGGGATCAAGATGCCAGTGGAGAGGCTGAGCTGGCGTTCAAGTGTCCCCACTGTCCGAAAAGATGTAGACTTAAGTGCAACCTAACAAAGCATATAAAGCTCCACTCGAAGGAGCGACCATTTAGGTGTGACCACTGCCAAAAGACATTCAAGGACAGCTCTGTCCTGCAGAAGCACATCCGCATCCACACGGGCGAGCGTCCGTTCAAGTGCACCCAGTGCCCCAAGGCCTTCTCCTATTCCGGCTCACTGAGAGACCACATGCTTGGACATACGGGCGAAAGGCCACACCAGTGTCCCCACTGTTCGTCGTCCTTTAGATGGCAAAAGCTGCTCAAAACTCACTTGCGCACACACACCGGAGAGCGTCCCTACAAGTGCCCTGACTGCTCGAAGTCATTTGCAGCTCGAACCACGCTTGAAACTCACATCAGGACGCACTCAAAAATGCGACCttacaaatgtaaattttgtcCGAAGTCGTTTACCATAAAGCAAAGTCTTTATTCCCACATGAAACGGCACAAGGAGGATCCGGTAGATTACACTGGGAAGGATCTTGAGGACAGCTTCTAG